In a single window of the Candoia aspera isolate rCanAsp1 chromosome 14, rCanAsp1.hap2, whole genome shotgun sequence genome:
- the CCP110 gene encoding centriolar coiled-coil protein of 110 kDa isoform X2 — protein MEEYEKFCKKHLARIQGEFMENGMSPVAQHKNVSLIQFNGVPVLSPLLTLEKKKELQQDRQKALDLECWRQNSKQRILLTRVEEIVANVQMKKISSQSDLDQSEKENIHLDLESKASNGFATESCNVLPNSPAFSECLEPKQTPDVKPIDMQGTSDGDTFEGTEQFIPHNPMETCSSRLEKRIGPEGTFSSLPSTFPSNEMGKKDSTDPVLAEVEGPDPYIMSLQNLLKKSKEYIQREQIRRSLRSSSKRNSNESHPDKENSAVKMNELGKERGKCMGRSTPVLTPEKSNLIKPNSSPQSSLVSKSNAGGITSSSFSKVDIPMRSGTPPVLDSDLDEDFRSVSLFERDSIFQSLTGSYSKLPSPEPSMSPKMHRRRPRPSSVGHIVITNPVNAYELSPKGKGGAADWIAQDASKRQAVSDPVPTLSADLVPICPRKAQAFGKSSSETFNKRVVGKCHDVCPLPANQQESRNFPVHPMIEGELMLENGSGCLSDLSPQELQDVSCPLLTQNPAKTESLPDKVKCSMPTELNKSYDVERPSPLLMQMQSKPLLDTPEMTLGNERILENGLEKVRRRLELEGDAVQKENMPWAVSTEAAAPERQQLHDQRYPAGAVLDAKNETPARCLREEALRQKMRALAELRQKLEEQHAQQLSLLIAEQEREQERLQKEIEEQARRLKEEKNTAAESGIPQVDIGVALEWRKISDAHLLESVLTRVEAVHSTNFESAGLVNAAAPGLPAGSPFYLWEQPASGKPASVSRCISRSKMRWSQVYSPEMKRKLNKISALAKGFLTRRLLQTEKLKHLRQTVHDTMEFIKNFRSEALLKRGNVPAQDANLQERVVAQLQAALYDIHDIFFRMEASERMNLLRQDREIRKEKMLRQLDKAKSPRERVTLSTATQKSLDRKKYIRAAEMGIPNKKTIGKQKIFENRVLQPNQGQNAPIQRLLSRQGTPKTSVKGAEQNRKKPSDNRVPNKAFSGVYAGRIQRKKPNVATT, from the exons ATGGAGGAATATGAGAAATTCTGCAAGAAGCACCTGGCTAGGATTCAAGGAGAGTTTATGGAGAATGGAATGTCTCCCGTTGCTCAGCACAAAAATGTTTCCCTTATTCAGTTTAATGGGGTTCCTGTGCTTTCTCCTCTG CTGActctggagaaaaagaaagagcttCAGCAAGACAGGCAGAAAGCTCTGGATTTAGAATGCTGGCGACAGAATTCCAAGCAAAGGATTTTGCTGACCCGCGTTGAAGAAATTGTGGCCAATGTGCAG ATGAAAAAAATCTCCAGCCAAAGTGATTTAGATCAGTCTGAGAAAGAGAATATTCATTTGGATTTAGAATCCAAAGCGTCGAATGGCTTTGCAACAGAATCATGCAATGTTTTGCCAAATTCTCCTGCTTTCAGTGAATGTCTCGAACCCAAACAGACACCAGATGTTAAGCCAATAGATATGCAGGGGACCTCAGATGGGGACACTTTTGAAGGAACAGAACAATTTATCCCCCATAACCCAATGGAAACTTGCAGTAGCCGCTTGGAAAAGAGAATTGGCCCAGAAGGTACCTTTTCCAGTCTTCCAAGCACATTTCCTTCAAATGAGATGGGGAAGAAAGATTCCACTGACCCTGTACTAGCTGAGGTGGAAGGTCCAGACCCATACATAATGAGCCTTCAGAACCTCTTAAAAAAATCCAAGGAGTACATTCAGAGAGAACAAATCCGACGCAGCCTTCGGAGCAGCTCGAAGAGGAACAGCAATGAAAGCCATCCCGATAAAGAAAACAGTGCTGTTAAAATGAACGAGTtggggaaagagagaggaaaatgtATGGGCAGAAGTACTCCAGTTCTGACCCCGGAGAAGTCGAACCTTATTAAACCTAATTCCTCTCCTCAGAGTTCCTTGGTCTCTAAAAGTAACGCTGGTGGAATAACCTCATCCAGTTTTTCTAAAGTAGATATACCAATGAGGTCCGGAACACCTCCTGTTTTGGACTCTGATTTGGACGAAGACTTCCGAAGCGTCTCTCTCTTTGAGCGGGACAGCATCTTCCAGAGCCTCACGGGCTCTTACTCGAAACTGCCCAGTCCTGAGCCAAGTATGAGCCCCAAGATGCACCGGAGACGCCCCAGGCCCTCTTCAGTAGGGCACATCGTCATTACCAACCCTGTGAACGCCTACGAGTTGAGTCCCAAGGGAAAGGGAGGAGCTGCAGACTGGATTGCTCAGGATGCCAGCAAAAGGCAGGCGGTCTCCGATCCTGTGCCAACTCTGTCTGCGGACCTCGTTCCCATTTGTCCCCGCAAAGCTCAGGCCTTTGGCAAGAGCTCTTCAGAGACCTTCAACAAACGGGTCGTTGGCAAATGCCATGACGTGTGCCCGCTTCCGGCCAATCAACAAGAAAGCAGGAATTTCCCTGTCCATCCCATGATAGAGGGAGAATTGATGTTAGAAAATGGAAGCGGTTGCCTTTCAGATCTCAGCCCACAGGAGCTACAGGACGTGAGCTGTCCCCTGCTGACCCAGAACCCAGCCAAGACGGAGAGCCTGCCAGATAAGGTCAAGTGCAGCATGCCCACGGAACTTAATAAATCTTACGATGTAGAAAGACCGTCTCCCTTGCTGATGCAGATGCAGAGTAAGCCGCTGCTGGATACCCCAGAAATGACTCTTGGAAATGAGCGAATTTTGGAAAACGGGCTGGAAAAGGTTAGACGTAGGCTTGAGCTGGAGGGGGATGCAGTGCAGAAGGAGAACATGCCGTGGGCTGTGTCTACAGAAGCTGCCGCCCCAGAGAGGCAACAGCTGCACGATCAGCGGTATCCAGCGGGAGCTGTACTTGACGCCAAGAATGAAACACCGGCACGATGTCTCAGAG AGGAGGCCTTAAGGCAGAAGATGCGGGCCCTCGCAGAGCTGAGGCAGAAACTCGAAGAGCAACATGCCCAGCAGTTGTCGTTGTTGATAGCAGAGCAAGAGCGGGAACAAGAGAGGCTGCAGAAG GAGATAGAAGAGCAGGCACGGagattaaaagaggaaaaaaacactgcAGCTGAAAGTGGGATTCCCCAAGTGGATATTGGCGTGGCTCTGGAGTGGAGAAAGATCAGTGACGCTCATTTGTTGGAATCTGTGCTGACTCGAGTTGAAGCTGTCCATAGCACCAACTTCGAGAGTGCTG GTTTGGTGAATGCCGCTGCGCCCGGTTTACCTGCTGGATCACCGTTCTACCTTTGGGAGCAGCCAGCAAGTGGAAAACCTGCTTCGGTATCCAGGTGTATTAGCAGGAGTAAAATGAGGTGGTCTCAG GTGTACAGTCCTGAGATGAAAAGGAAATTGAACAAGATCTCTGCTCTCGCCAAGGGATTTCTCACTAGAAGACTCTTACAAACAGAGAAGCTAAAACATCTCAGGCAAACCGTCCAC GATACAATGGAATTCATCAAAAACTTCCGGTCTGAAGCTCTGTTGAAGAGGGGAAACGTCCCAGCTCAAGATGCCAATCTACAAGAAAGAGTGGTAGCTCAG ctgcagGCAGCACTGTACGATATTCACGATATTTTCTTCAGAATGGAAGCATCGGAAAGAATGAACCTCTTGCGTCAAGATCGAGAAATTCGCAAGGAGAAAATGCTTCGGCAGCTG GATAAAGCCAAGTCCCCGAGAGAGAGAGTCACGCTTTCTACAGCCACGCAGAAGTCTCTGGATAGAAAGAAGTACATAAG GGCTGCTGAAATGGGAATtccaaataaaaaaacaattggGAAGCAAAAGATCTTCGAAAACAG AGTTCTTCAGCCAAACCAAGGTCAAAATGCTCCTATTCAAAGGCTGCTGTCCAGACAAGG AACCCCTAAGACCTCAGTGAAGGGGGCTGAGCAAAATAGAAAGAAACCCTCAGACAACAGAGTGCCTAACAAGGCCTTTTCAG GAGTATATGCAGGAAGAATCCAAAGAAAGAAGCCAAATGTTGCAACAACTTAA
- the CCP110 gene encoding centriolar coiled-coil protein of 110 kDa isoform X1, with translation MEEYEKFCKKHLARIQGEFMENGMSPVAQHKNVSLIQFNGVPVLSPLLTLEKKKELQQDRQKALDLECWRQNSKQRILLTRVEEIVANVQMKKISSQSDLDQSEKENIHLDLESKASNGFATESCNVLPNSPAFSECLEPKQTPDVKPIDMQGTSDGDTFEGTEQFIPHNPMETCSSRLEKRIGPEGTFSSLPSTFPSNEMGKKDSTDPVLAEVEGPDPYIMSLQNLLKKSKEYIQREQIRRSLRSSSKRNSNESHPDKENSAVKMNELGKERGKCMGRSTPVLTPEKSNLIKPNSSPQSSLVSKSNAGGITSSSFSKVDIPMRSGTPPVLDSDLDEDFRSVSLFERDSIFQSLTGSYSKLPSPEPSMSPKMHRRRPRPSSVGHIVITNPVNAYELSPKGKGGAADWIAQDASKRQAVSDPVPTLSADLVPICPRKAQAFGKSSSETFNKRVVGKCHDVCPLPANQQESRNFPVHPMIEGELMLENGSGCLSDLSPQELQDVSCPLLTQNPAKTESLPDKVKCSMPTELNKSYDVERPSPLLMQMQSKPLLDTPEMTLGNERILENGLEKVRRRLELEGDAVQKENMPWAVSTEAAAPERQQLHDQRYPAGAVLDAKNETPARCLREEEALRQKMRALAELRQKLEEQHAQQLSLLIAEQEREQERLQKEIEEQARRLKEEKNTAAESGIPQVDIGVALEWRKISDAHLLESVLTRVEAVHSTNFESAGLVNAAAPGLPAGSPFYLWEQPASGKPASVSRCISRSKMRWSQVYSPEMKRKLNKISALAKGFLTRRLLQTEKLKHLRQTVHDTMEFIKNFRSEALLKRGNVPAQDANLQERVVAQLQAALYDIHDIFFRMEASERMNLLRQDREIRKEKMLRQLDKAKSPRERVTLSTATQKSLDRKKYIRAAEMGIPNKKTIGKQKIFENRVLQPNQGQNAPIQRLLSRQGTPKTSVKGAEQNRKKPSDNRVPNKAFSGVYAGRIQRKKPNVATT, from the exons ATGGAGGAATATGAGAAATTCTGCAAGAAGCACCTGGCTAGGATTCAAGGAGAGTTTATGGAGAATGGAATGTCTCCCGTTGCTCAGCACAAAAATGTTTCCCTTATTCAGTTTAATGGGGTTCCTGTGCTTTCTCCTCTG CTGActctggagaaaaagaaagagcttCAGCAAGACAGGCAGAAAGCTCTGGATTTAGAATGCTGGCGACAGAATTCCAAGCAAAGGATTTTGCTGACCCGCGTTGAAGAAATTGTGGCCAATGTGCAG ATGAAAAAAATCTCCAGCCAAAGTGATTTAGATCAGTCTGAGAAAGAGAATATTCATTTGGATTTAGAATCCAAAGCGTCGAATGGCTTTGCAACAGAATCATGCAATGTTTTGCCAAATTCTCCTGCTTTCAGTGAATGTCTCGAACCCAAACAGACACCAGATGTTAAGCCAATAGATATGCAGGGGACCTCAGATGGGGACACTTTTGAAGGAACAGAACAATTTATCCCCCATAACCCAATGGAAACTTGCAGTAGCCGCTTGGAAAAGAGAATTGGCCCAGAAGGTACCTTTTCCAGTCTTCCAAGCACATTTCCTTCAAATGAGATGGGGAAGAAAGATTCCACTGACCCTGTACTAGCTGAGGTGGAAGGTCCAGACCCATACATAATGAGCCTTCAGAACCTCTTAAAAAAATCCAAGGAGTACATTCAGAGAGAACAAATCCGACGCAGCCTTCGGAGCAGCTCGAAGAGGAACAGCAATGAAAGCCATCCCGATAAAGAAAACAGTGCTGTTAAAATGAACGAGTtggggaaagagagaggaaaatgtATGGGCAGAAGTACTCCAGTTCTGACCCCGGAGAAGTCGAACCTTATTAAACCTAATTCCTCTCCTCAGAGTTCCTTGGTCTCTAAAAGTAACGCTGGTGGAATAACCTCATCCAGTTTTTCTAAAGTAGATATACCAATGAGGTCCGGAACACCTCCTGTTTTGGACTCTGATTTGGACGAAGACTTCCGAAGCGTCTCTCTCTTTGAGCGGGACAGCATCTTCCAGAGCCTCACGGGCTCTTACTCGAAACTGCCCAGTCCTGAGCCAAGTATGAGCCCCAAGATGCACCGGAGACGCCCCAGGCCCTCTTCAGTAGGGCACATCGTCATTACCAACCCTGTGAACGCCTACGAGTTGAGTCCCAAGGGAAAGGGAGGAGCTGCAGACTGGATTGCTCAGGATGCCAGCAAAAGGCAGGCGGTCTCCGATCCTGTGCCAACTCTGTCTGCGGACCTCGTTCCCATTTGTCCCCGCAAAGCTCAGGCCTTTGGCAAGAGCTCTTCAGAGACCTTCAACAAACGGGTCGTTGGCAAATGCCATGACGTGTGCCCGCTTCCGGCCAATCAACAAGAAAGCAGGAATTTCCCTGTCCATCCCATGATAGAGGGAGAATTGATGTTAGAAAATGGAAGCGGTTGCCTTTCAGATCTCAGCCCACAGGAGCTACAGGACGTGAGCTGTCCCCTGCTGACCCAGAACCCAGCCAAGACGGAGAGCCTGCCAGATAAGGTCAAGTGCAGCATGCCCACGGAACTTAATAAATCTTACGATGTAGAAAGACCGTCTCCCTTGCTGATGCAGATGCAGAGTAAGCCGCTGCTGGATACCCCAGAAATGACTCTTGGAAATGAGCGAATTTTGGAAAACGGGCTGGAAAAGGTTAGACGTAGGCTTGAGCTGGAGGGGGATGCAGTGCAGAAGGAGAACATGCCGTGGGCTGTGTCTACAGAAGCTGCCGCCCCAGAGAGGCAACAGCTGCACGATCAGCGGTATCCAGCGGGAGCTGTACTTGACGCCAAGAATGAAACACCGGCACGATGTCTCAGAG AAGAGGAGGCCTTAAGGCAGAAGATGCGGGCCCTCGCAGAGCTGAGGCAGAAACTCGAAGAGCAACATGCCCAGCAGTTGTCGTTGTTGATAGCAGAGCAAGAGCGGGAACAAGAGAGGCTGCAGAAG GAGATAGAAGAGCAGGCACGGagattaaaagaggaaaaaaacactgcAGCTGAAAGTGGGATTCCCCAAGTGGATATTGGCGTGGCTCTGGAGTGGAGAAAGATCAGTGACGCTCATTTGTTGGAATCTGTGCTGACTCGAGTTGAAGCTGTCCATAGCACCAACTTCGAGAGTGCTG GTTTGGTGAATGCCGCTGCGCCCGGTTTACCTGCTGGATCACCGTTCTACCTTTGGGAGCAGCCAGCAAGTGGAAAACCTGCTTCGGTATCCAGGTGTATTAGCAGGAGTAAAATGAGGTGGTCTCAG GTGTACAGTCCTGAGATGAAAAGGAAATTGAACAAGATCTCTGCTCTCGCCAAGGGATTTCTCACTAGAAGACTCTTACAAACAGAGAAGCTAAAACATCTCAGGCAAACCGTCCAC GATACAATGGAATTCATCAAAAACTTCCGGTCTGAAGCTCTGTTGAAGAGGGGAAACGTCCCAGCTCAAGATGCCAATCTACAAGAAAGAGTGGTAGCTCAG ctgcagGCAGCACTGTACGATATTCACGATATTTTCTTCAGAATGGAAGCATCGGAAAGAATGAACCTCTTGCGTCAAGATCGAGAAATTCGCAAGGAGAAAATGCTTCGGCAGCTG GATAAAGCCAAGTCCCCGAGAGAGAGAGTCACGCTTTCTACAGCCACGCAGAAGTCTCTGGATAGAAAGAAGTACATAAG GGCTGCTGAAATGGGAATtccaaataaaaaaacaattggGAAGCAAAAGATCTTCGAAAACAG AGTTCTTCAGCCAAACCAAGGTCAAAATGCTCCTATTCAAAGGCTGCTGTCCAGACAAGG AACCCCTAAGACCTCAGTGAAGGGGGCTGAGCAAAATAGAAAGAAACCCTCAGACAACAGAGTGCCTAACAAGGCCTTTTCAG GAGTATATGCAGGAAGAATCCAAAGAAAGAAGCCAAATGTTGCAACAACTTAA
- the CCP110 gene encoding centriolar coiled-coil protein of 110 kDa isoform X3: MEEYEKFCKKHLARIQGEFMENGMSPVAQHKNVSLIQFNGVPVLSPLLTLEKKKELQQDRQKALDLECWRQNSKQRILLTRVEEIVANVQMKKISSQSDLDQSEKENIHLDLESKASNGFATESCNVLPNSPAFSECLEPKQTPDVKPIDMQGTSDGDTFEGTEQFIPHNPMETCSSRLEKRIGPEGTFSSLPSTFPSNEMGKKDSTDPVLAEVEGPDPYIMSLQNLLKKSKEYIQREQIRRSLRSSSKRNSNESHPDKENSAVKMNELGKERGKCMGRSTPVLTPEKSNLIKPNSSPQSSLVSKSNAGGITSSSFSKVDIPMRSGTPPVLDSDLDEDFRSVSLFERDSIFQSLTGSYSKLPSPEPSMSPKMHRRRPRPSSVGHIVITNPVNAYELSPKGKGGAADWIAQDASKRQAVSDPVPTLSADLVPICPRKAQAFGKSSSETFNKRVVGKCHDVCPLPANQQESRNFPVHPMIEGELMLENGSGCLSDLSPQELQDVSCPLLTQNPAKTESLPDKVKCSMPTELNKSYDVERPSPLLMQMQSKPLLDTPEMTLGNERILENGLEKVRRRLELEGDAVQKENMPWAVSTEAAAPERQQLHDQRYPAGAVLDAKNETPARCLREEEALRQKMRALAELRQKLEEQHAQQLSLLIAEQEREQERLQKEIEEQARRLKEEKNTAAESGIPQVDIGVALEWRKISDAHLLESVLTRVEAVHSTNFESAGLVNAAAPGLPAGSPFYLWEQPASGKPASVSRCISRSKMRWSQVYSPEMKRKLNKISALAKGFLTRRLLQTEKLKHLRQTVHDTMEFIKNFRSEALLKRGNVPAQDANLQERVVAQLQAALYDIHDIFFRMEASERMNLLRQDREIRKEKMLRQLDKAKSPRERVTLSTATQKSLDRKKYIRAAEMGIPNKKTIGKQKIFENRVLQPNQGQNAPIQRLLSRQGSICRKNPKKEAKCCNNLRRQHSLG, from the exons ATGGAGGAATATGAGAAATTCTGCAAGAAGCACCTGGCTAGGATTCAAGGAGAGTTTATGGAGAATGGAATGTCTCCCGTTGCTCAGCACAAAAATGTTTCCCTTATTCAGTTTAATGGGGTTCCTGTGCTTTCTCCTCTG CTGActctggagaaaaagaaagagcttCAGCAAGACAGGCAGAAAGCTCTGGATTTAGAATGCTGGCGACAGAATTCCAAGCAAAGGATTTTGCTGACCCGCGTTGAAGAAATTGTGGCCAATGTGCAG ATGAAAAAAATCTCCAGCCAAAGTGATTTAGATCAGTCTGAGAAAGAGAATATTCATTTGGATTTAGAATCCAAAGCGTCGAATGGCTTTGCAACAGAATCATGCAATGTTTTGCCAAATTCTCCTGCTTTCAGTGAATGTCTCGAACCCAAACAGACACCAGATGTTAAGCCAATAGATATGCAGGGGACCTCAGATGGGGACACTTTTGAAGGAACAGAACAATTTATCCCCCATAACCCAATGGAAACTTGCAGTAGCCGCTTGGAAAAGAGAATTGGCCCAGAAGGTACCTTTTCCAGTCTTCCAAGCACATTTCCTTCAAATGAGATGGGGAAGAAAGATTCCACTGACCCTGTACTAGCTGAGGTGGAAGGTCCAGACCCATACATAATGAGCCTTCAGAACCTCTTAAAAAAATCCAAGGAGTACATTCAGAGAGAACAAATCCGACGCAGCCTTCGGAGCAGCTCGAAGAGGAACAGCAATGAAAGCCATCCCGATAAAGAAAACAGTGCTGTTAAAATGAACGAGTtggggaaagagagaggaaaatgtATGGGCAGAAGTACTCCAGTTCTGACCCCGGAGAAGTCGAACCTTATTAAACCTAATTCCTCTCCTCAGAGTTCCTTGGTCTCTAAAAGTAACGCTGGTGGAATAACCTCATCCAGTTTTTCTAAAGTAGATATACCAATGAGGTCCGGAACACCTCCTGTTTTGGACTCTGATTTGGACGAAGACTTCCGAAGCGTCTCTCTCTTTGAGCGGGACAGCATCTTCCAGAGCCTCACGGGCTCTTACTCGAAACTGCCCAGTCCTGAGCCAAGTATGAGCCCCAAGATGCACCGGAGACGCCCCAGGCCCTCTTCAGTAGGGCACATCGTCATTACCAACCCTGTGAACGCCTACGAGTTGAGTCCCAAGGGAAAGGGAGGAGCTGCAGACTGGATTGCTCAGGATGCCAGCAAAAGGCAGGCGGTCTCCGATCCTGTGCCAACTCTGTCTGCGGACCTCGTTCCCATTTGTCCCCGCAAAGCTCAGGCCTTTGGCAAGAGCTCTTCAGAGACCTTCAACAAACGGGTCGTTGGCAAATGCCATGACGTGTGCCCGCTTCCGGCCAATCAACAAGAAAGCAGGAATTTCCCTGTCCATCCCATGATAGAGGGAGAATTGATGTTAGAAAATGGAAGCGGTTGCCTTTCAGATCTCAGCCCACAGGAGCTACAGGACGTGAGCTGTCCCCTGCTGACCCAGAACCCAGCCAAGACGGAGAGCCTGCCAGATAAGGTCAAGTGCAGCATGCCCACGGAACTTAATAAATCTTACGATGTAGAAAGACCGTCTCCCTTGCTGATGCAGATGCAGAGTAAGCCGCTGCTGGATACCCCAGAAATGACTCTTGGAAATGAGCGAATTTTGGAAAACGGGCTGGAAAAGGTTAGACGTAGGCTTGAGCTGGAGGGGGATGCAGTGCAGAAGGAGAACATGCCGTGGGCTGTGTCTACAGAAGCTGCCGCCCCAGAGAGGCAACAGCTGCACGATCAGCGGTATCCAGCGGGAGCTGTACTTGACGCCAAGAATGAAACACCGGCACGATGTCTCAGAG AAGAGGAGGCCTTAAGGCAGAAGATGCGGGCCCTCGCAGAGCTGAGGCAGAAACTCGAAGAGCAACATGCCCAGCAGTTGTCGTTGTTGATAGCAGAGCAAGAGCGGGAACAAGAGAGGCTGCAGAAG GAGATAGAAGAGCAGGCACGGagattaaaagaggaaaaaaacactgcAGCTGAAAGTGGGATTCCCCAAGTGGATATTGGCGTGGCTCTGGAGTGGAGAAAGATCAGTGACGCTCATTTGTTGGAATCTGTGCTGACTCGAGTTGAAGCTGTCCATAGCACCAACTTCGAGAGTGCTG GTTTGGTGAATGCCGCTGCGCCCGGTTTACCTGCTGGATCACCGTTCTACCTTTGGGAGCAGCCAGCAAGTGGAAAACCTGCTTCGGTATCCAGGTGTATTAGCAGGAGTAAAATGAGGTGGTCTCAG GTGTACAGTCCTGAGATGAAAAGGAAATTGAACAAGATCTCTGCTCTCGCCAAGGGATTTCTCACTAGAAGACTCTTACAAACAGAGAAGCTAAAACATCTCAGGCAAACCGTCCAC GATACAATGGAATTCATCAAAAACTTCCGGTCTGAAGCTCTGTTGAAGAGGGGAAACGTCCCAGCTCAAGATGCCAATCTACAAGAAAGAGTGGTAGCTCAG ctgcagGCAGCACTGTACGATATTCACGATATTTTCTTCAGAATGGAAGCATCGGAAAGAATGAACCTCTTGCGTCAAGATCGAGAAATTCGCAAGGAGAAAATGCTTCGGCAGCTG GATAAAGCCAAGTCCCCGAGAGAGAGAGTCACGCTTTCTACAGCCACGCAGAAGTCTCTGGATAGAAAGAAGTACATAAG GGCTGCTGAAATGGGAATtccaaataaaaaaacaattggGAAGCAAAAGATCTTCGAAAACAG AGTTCTTCAGCCAAACCAAGGTCAAAATGCTCCTATTCAAAGGCTGCTGTCCAGACAAGG GAGTATATGCAGGAAGAATCCAAAGAAAGAAGCCAAATGTTGCAACAACTTAAGAAGGCAACACTCCTTAGGCTAG
- the GDE1 gene encoding glycerophosphodiester phosphodiesterase 1, with product MFCYPEGLAAAFSALVLATLALTRSAALACALSGGFYLALRLFSLEPVAPQRAQLVVQPRGNPARIAHRGGGHDAPENTLAAIRQAAENGATGVELDLEFTADGIPILMHDDTVDRTTDGSGSLRELRFAEIRQFNPAAKHRLWRDYRGEKIPTLKEAVLESLNHDLTIYFDVKGHADQAVAALKHLYLEYPRLYNTSVVCSFMPDVIYKMRQADRNVITALTHRPWSISHFGDGRPRYTSFWKHYLSMALDVIMDWSMHNFLWHLCGVSVFLMQKNYVSQDYINRWSSKGVHVVAWTVNALAEKMYYENVLQTSYITDSLLEDCDPHY from the exons ATGTTCTGCTACCCGGAAGGGCTGGCGGCGGCCTTCTCGGCGCTGGTGCTGGCGACGCTGGCGCTGACCCGGAGCGCCGCGCTGGCCTGCGCGCTGTCGGGCGGCTTCTACCTGGCGCTGCGCCTCTTCAGCCTGGAGCCCGTCGCCCCGCAGCGCGCCCAGCTGGTGGTGCAGCCGCGCGGGAACCCCGCCCGCATCGCCCACCGCGGCGGCGGGCACGACGCGCCCGAGAACACGCTGGCCGCCATCCGGCAG GCAGCTGAGAATGGAGCAACAGGGGTGGAACTTGACCTGGAATTCACCGCTGATGGGATTCCTATCCTGATGCACGACGACACGGTGGACAGGACCACCGATGGTTCGGGAAGCTTACGAGAATTGAGATTTGCTGAGATTCGACAGTTTAATCCGGCTGCTAAACATAGATTATG GAGGGATTATCGTGGGGAAAAAATACCAACCCTAAAAGAAGCTGTTTTGGAAAGCTTGAATCATGACCTCACCATCTACTTTGATGTCAAGGGGCACGCGGATCAG GCAGTTGCAGCCCTGAAACACCTCTACCTGGAATATCCACGGCTGTACAACACAAGTGTCGTTTGCTCATTTATGCCAGATGTTATCTATAAG ATGAGGCAAGCAGATAGGAATGTAATAACAGCTCTGACCCACCGACCTTGGAGTATCAGCCACTTCGGGGATGGGAGGCCTCGCTACACCTCTTTCTGGAAACATTATTTGTCTATGGCCCTGGATGTTATCATGGACTGGAGCATGCACAACTTCCTATGGCATTTATGTGGCGTTTCTGTTTTTCTGATGCAGAAAAATTATGTTTCACA GGACTATATAAACCGGTGGTCATCTAAAGGAGTTCACGTTGTTGCTTGGACCGTCAATGCACTTGCTGAAAAAATGTATTATGAAAATGTTCTCCAGACCAGCTATATTACCGACAGCTTATTAGAGGATTGTGACCCTCACTATTAG